In Juglans regia cultivar Chandler chromosome 5, Walnut 2.0, whole genome shotgun sequence, the following are encoded in one genomic region:
- the LOC108988522 gene encoding pheophytinase, chloroplastic-like, producing MEILSYNFAPLSRDVNLRLELVLKSSNSRHSKLNFRKNKCTKIHSKCGSLRLCNLDQSLFVKKLSNQGSSSSLNILQGFRNVESKVLSGGYDGYVIGAEDDARDISEKGESGTKVVIPNLPDESDSESIAPVSSCFWEWKPKFNVHYEKAGCENVNSPKVLFLPGFGVGSFHYEKQLKDLGRDFRVCAIDFLGQGMSLPVEDPTPSSSEGGDTSERKDHAWGFGDETKPWASDLVYSIDLWRDQVQYFIEQVIGEPVYIVGNSLGGFVALYVAACCPHLVKGVTLLNATPFWGFLPNPIRSPRLAKVFPWAGTFPLPSIVRKLTELIWQKVSDPRSIAEVLKQVYADHSTNVDKVFSRILEITQHPAAAASFASIMFAPQGKLSFREALLRSHMNNVPICLMYGKEDPWVRPVWGLQVKRRVPEAPYYEISPAGHCPHDEVPEVVNYLLRGWIKNLETQGSVSLPLLDDGENENALCNIDRDLEFVRDGSRKSVRVRFFGSKFSLWETIISYIRFLFGKS from the exons ATGGAAATTCTCTCGTACAACTTTGCACCACTCTCTCGTGATGTAAATTTAAGACTGGAATTGGTTCTGAAAAGCTCAAATTCACGTCATTCAAAGCTCAACTTCAGAAAAAATAAGTGCACTAAAATTCATTCCAAGTGTGGATCTTTGAGATTATGCAATTTGGATCAGTCTCTTTTTGTAAAGAAGCTCAGCAACCAGGGCAGCTCTAGTTCACTAAATATCCTTCAAGGCTTTAGAAATGTTGAATCGAAGGTCCTGAGTGGAGGATacgatggttatgtgattggtGCGGAAGATGATGCTAGAGATATTTCAGAAAAGGGGGAGTCAGGGACAAAGGTTGTAATTCCAAACTTGCCAGATGAATCCGACAGTGAATCTATTGCTCCAGTCAGTAGTTGTTTCTGGGAATGGAAGCCTAAATTCAATGTACATTATGAGAAAGCAGGGTGTGAAAATGTGAATTCCCCAAAGGTGCTCTTTCTTCCTGGTTTTGGTGTTGGTTCTTTTCATTATGAGAAACAACTAAAGGATTTAGGACGCGATTTTAGAGTTTGCGCAATTGATTTTCTTGGGCAAGGCATGTCATTGCCTGTGGAAGATCCTACTCCTAGTTCTAGTGAAGGAGGTGATACATCAGAGAGGAAAGATCATGCCTGGGGCTTTGGAGATGAAACCAAACCATGGGCAAGTGATCTTGTTTACTCTATTGATTTATGGCGGGATCAAGTTCAATATTTCATAGAACAG GTTATTGGTGAGCCAGTCTATATCGTCGGAAACTCACTTGGAGGATTTGTGGCCCTATATGTTGCAGCATGCTGTCCTCATTTGGTGAAAGGTGTAACATTGCTTAATGCAACCCCTTTTTGGGGATTTCTACCAAACCCCATAAGATCTCCTCGACTAGCAAAAGTATTTCCATGGGCCGGAACATTTCCCCTGCCTTCCATTGTGAGAAAGCTCACAGAACTTAT TTGGCAAAAAGTAAGTGATCCTAGGAGTATTGCAGAAGTACTCAAGCAAGTTTATGCAGATCATTCAACAAATGTTGACAAGGTGTTTTCTCGTATACTTGAGATAACACAGCATCCAGCTGCTGCTGCATCATTTGCCTCAATCATGTTTGCTCCTCAGGGAAAATTATCTTTTAGGGAAGCTTTATTAAG ATCTCACATGAACAATGTACCAATCTGCCTCATGTATGGAAAAGAAGACCCCTGGGTGAGACCTGTCTGGGGGCTTCAGGTGAAACGGCGGGTGCCTGAAGCTCCATATTATGAGATCAGCCCAGCTGGTCATTGTCCTCATGATGAAGTCCCCGAG gttgtgaattatttattgcGCGGGTGGATAAAAAATCTAGAAACCCAGGGTTCAGTTTCATTACCTCTGCTTGATGatggagaaaatgaaaatgccCTGTGCAATATTGACAGGGACTTGGAATTTGTGAGAGATGGATCAAGAAAATCAGTGAGGGTGCGTTTCTTTGGATCTAAATTCTCACTTTGGGAAACGATAATCTCTTATATCAGATTTCTCTTTGGGAAATCGTGA